Proteins co-encoded in one Halodesulfovibrio marinisediminis DSM 17456 genomic window:
- a CDS encoding tRNA dihydrouridine synthase has product MQAAESFSAPITLRGRTIQNRLCLAPMAGLGHIAYRSVAAHYGGYGLLFTGMCSARAVPTENRYKSPVFSWQDEELPKLVCQLFGAAPDDMALAAERVQQENFFGVDINMGCSVAPIVDRQCGADLMRDVDRACEMVEKVRKAVDIPLFVKFRTGWQNEPEPAIAFAKMLEQAGADALTFHPRVAPDRRTKRPRFDDITLVKEAVSIPVFGNGDVWDVASAKAMVERTGCDGLAIGRAAISKPWMFAELSEGFEATPETYRESLFLFLDQIEKWYDPTRAIKLYKKYCMYFAANFLYGNRLFGQLIAGDTMEIMRENAGRCFGDRIPQISKSLNALMMNR; this is encoded by the coding sequence ATGCAAGCTGCTGAATCTTTCTCTGCGCCTATTACATTGCGCGGTAGAACCATCCAGAATCGCCTGTGTCTTGCCCCTATGGCAGGACTCGGACACATTGCATACCGCTCTGTTGCCGCACATTACGGTGGTTACGGTCTTCTGTTTACAGGTATGTGCAGCGCCCGCGCTGTACCAACAGAAAATCGTTACAAGTCTCCGGTGTTCAGCTGGCAAGATGAAGAACTGCCCAAGCTGGTATGCCAATTGTTTGGTGCTGCACCGGATGACATGGCACTCGCCGCAGAACGTGTTCAACAAGAAAACTTCTTTGGTGTTGATATCAACATGGGATGTTCAGTTGCTCCCATTGTAGACAGGCAATGTGGTGCTGATCTCATGCGTGATGTTGATCGTGCCTGTGAGATGGTTGAAAAGGTTCGCAAAGCTGTTGATATCCCGTTGTTTGTTAAATTCAGAACAGGCTGGCAGAACGAGCCGGAACCAGCAATAGCCTTTGCAAAAATGCTGGAACAGGCTGGTGCGGATGCATTGACATTCCATCCGCGTGTTGCACCAGACAGACGCACAAAGCGCCCACGCTTTGATGATATCACGCTCGTAAAAGAGGCTGTATCAATCCCAGTTTTTGGAAACGGTGACGTGTGGGATGTTGCATCTGCTAAAGCTATGGTGGAGCGCACAGGTTGTGACGGTCTCGCCATTGGTCGTGCGGCAATTTCCAAGCCGTGGATGTTTGCAGAACTGTCTGAAGGCTTCGAAGCGACACCGGAAACGTATAGAGAATCGCTCTTTTTGTTTTTGGATCAAATTGAAAAATGGTACGACCCGACCCGTGCGATTAAGCTTTACAAAAAGTACTGCATGTATTTTGCGGCAAACTTTTTATATGGTAACCGCTTGTTCGGGCAGTTGATTGCTGGTGATACCATGGAGATTATGCGTGAAAACGCAGGGCGTTGTTTTGGCGATAGGATTCCGCAAATTTCTAAGAGCCTCAATGCCCTGATGATGAACCGATAG
- a CDS encoding DEAD/DEAH box helicase has translation MTTPEANANEQKKEPETTSEVEKVPFDQFSFDQRIRSGLSACKFTAPTPVQQAVIPILLERRDTIALANTGTGKTAAFLLPLLQYLADEDALKRGPVRALILAPTRELVLQIQKTCIALGLQTGYRCGAVYGGAGAAPQKKAAKQSTIIVATPGRLLDFMNQKEIRLGGIDTLIIDEADRMFDLGFLPDIQKILDRVPSKRTTAFFSATMPKPIEQLACTYTKDPKVIDVRTEEAKPDITHELFTVPPHLKKKLLLTLMPLLLNDSDNLVHKQKRAEHSPHSKADGGIIIFTNTKETCRALERTLANKFGEVAALHSDLSQSKRNKMLEKMQTGEARILVATDLVARGIDLDHITHIIQFDTPDSADKYIHRVGRTARAYRKGTAITLLGEKELMRMLQMEQDIGKSFALRKLANFNYNEPSGNNKSDTHTDSHRKPSFKRKPQGKKPQGKKPSSSRSAKPRRKR, from the coding sequence ATGACTACGCCTGAAGCAAACGCCAACGAACAAAAAAAAGAACCTGAAACTACCTCTGAGGTAGAAAAGGTACCTTTTGATCAATTTTCTTTTGATCAGCGAATTCGTTCCGGTTTATCCGCCTGCAAGTTTACCGCCCCTACTCCGGTACAACAGGCTGTAATTCCTATTCTGCTTGAACGAAGAGACACCATTGCCCTTGCAAACACAGGCACTGGTAAGACTGCGGCATTCCTGCTTCCATTGCTTCAATACTTAGCAGATGAAGACGCTCTCAAGCGTGGTCCCGTTCGCGCGCTTATCCTTGCTCCAACCCGTGAACTTGTGCTCCAGATTCAAAAAACTTGCATCGCACTTGGACTACAGACTGGCTACCGATGCGGAGCTGTATATGGCGGTGCCGGCGCTGCACCACAAAAAAAAGCTGCCAAACAATCTACAATCATTGTGGCAACCCCCGGGCGTCTACTGGACTTCATGAATCAAAAAGAAATCCGTCTCGGCGGCATCGATACACTCATAATTGATGAAGCAGACCGTATGTTCGATCTCGGATTCCTACCGGATATCCAGAAAATTTTAGATCGTGTTCCGTCCAAGCGCACTACCGCATTCTTCTCTGCAACCATGCCAAAGCCTATTGAACAGCTTGCATGCACCTACACAAAAGACCCAAAAGTTATTGATGTACGCACAGAAGAAGCAAAGCCGGACATCACGCACGAACTTTTCACAGTTCCACCGCATCTCAAGAAAAAGCTACTGCTCACACTTATGCCGCTGCTGCTCAATGACTCTGACAATCTTGTCCACAAGCAAAAACGTGCTGAGCACAGTCCGCACTCCAAGGCTGACGGTGGCATCATTATCTTCACCAACACCAAAGAAACTTGTCGTGCCCTTGAACGTACACTTGCCAACAAGTTCGGTGAAGTAGCTGCGCTGCACAGTGACCTTTCGCAGTCAAAGCGCAACAAAATGCTTGAAAAAATGCAAACAGGTGAAGCACGAATCCTTGTTGCCACTGACCTTGTTGCACGCGGTATTGATCTCGATCACATCACACACATCATTCAGTTCGACACGCCTGATAGTGCAGACAAGTACATCCACCGTGTAGGACGCACAGCACGGGCATACCGCAAAGGAACGGCCATAACCCTTCTTGGTGAAAAAGAGCTCATGCGCATGCTCCAGATGGAGCAAGACATTGGTAAGTCTTTTGCGCTGCGCAAGCTCGCTAACTTCAACTACAACGAGCCGTCAGGTAACAACAAATCTGACACACACACAGACTCACACCGCAAGCCAAGCTTCAAACGCAAACCGCAAGGTAAGAAGCCTCAAGGTAAAAAGCCAAGTAGCTCACGTAGTGCTAAACCACGCCGCAAGCGGTAG
- the yfcE gene encoding phosphodiesterase: MKILFISDLHGSYDRAKTVLDKAEKINPDCIVLLGDLLYHGPRNPLPVGHDPKATVGLLNSYKDKIIAVRGNCDAEVDQMVLEFPIMSDFSWLLADGRRIFLTHGHLWNPENMPPLCAGDIFVYGHVHRPKAYTDENGIIIWNPGSCSLPKQSDRPTYAVYEDNTFCVFELDDTRILEQIL, translated from the coding sequence ATGAAAATTTTATTTATCTCAGATTTGCACGGTTCTTATGACCGTGCAAAAACTGTTTTGGACAAGGCTGAAAAAATTAATCCGGACTGCATTGTACTGCTTGGTGACCTGCTGTACCACGGTCCTCGTAACCCGCTTCCAGTGGGACACGATCCTAAAGCGACTGTCGGCCTTCTGAACAGCTACAAAGACAAAATTATTGCGGTGCGCGGTAATTGCGATGCAGAAGTAGACCAGATGGTACTCGAGTTCCCGATTATGTCAGATTTCTCTTGGTTGCTCGCGGACGGTCGCCGCATCTTCCTTACCCACGGTCATCTGTGGAATCCAGAAAACATGCCTCCGCTTTGTGCAGGAGATATCTTCGTATACGGACATGTTCATCGTCCTAAAGCATATACTGATGAAAATGGCATTATCATCTGGAACCCGGGTTCATGTTCACTTCCTAAACAGAGTGATCGCCCTACGTATGCGGTGTATGAAGATAACACCTTCTGTGTTTTTGAATTAGACGACACACGCATTCTTGAACAAATTTTGTAG
- a CDS encoding Hsp20/alpha crystallin family protein yields MVINYGSFYDFPHLFDKLMNDLHDPQPTSLRGATFPPLYISEDDVNVYVRALLPGAAMEDVELAIEDNTLVLRGELKPVQGKYHQQERPTGSFQRLVKVNVPIHKDGITATMKSGMLFVQLPKSTAMQPHTIHIQPR; encoded by the coding sequence ATGGTTATCAATTATGGATCCTTTTACGACTTCCCTCATCTGTTTGATAAACTGATGAATGACCTGCACGACCCGCAGCCAACTTCCTTGAGAGGCGCAACATTTCCTCCGCTGTACATCAGTGAGGATGATGTAAACGTCTATGTAAGGGCACTGCTGCCGGGGGCTGCAATGGAAGACGTAGAGCTAGCTATTGAAGATAATACCCTTGTGCTTCGAGGGGAACTCAAGCCTGTTCAAGGAAAATATCACCAACAGGAACGCCCGACAGGCTCATTTCAACGGCTGGTAAAAGTCAATGTTCCGATCCATAAAGACGGTATTACCGCAACCATGAAGTCCGGCATGCTGTTTGTTCAGTTGCCTAAGTCTACGGCAATGCAGCCGCACACAATCCATATCCAACCAAGGTAG
- a CDS encoding PHP domain-containing protein: MTRTYIDLHTHSTASDGSDSPEELIQLAKKNNITTLALTDHDTVAGVEEAMDIGKELGVDVIPGCELGVKTDFGEIHLLGLWLDPKASKLQNVMGELRKYRAERNKIIVEKLQALGMDITYEEVLEAAGDGSVGRPHIAQVLVNKKYFKTVKSVFDEMLCDGGKAYAPKKVLTPIEGVKLLKEEGATVSWAHMCIHGRSTEYLNDMIATLKPHGLDALEAYHSEHGDASTRLVVELAAVHGLALTGGSDYHGAVKPNIALGRGKGGLFVPHNVLDNLKELRSKQGLPV; the protein is encoded by the coding sequence ATGACGCGGACATATATCGACTTGCACACGCATTCGACAGCTTCTGATGGAAGTGACTCTCCTGAAGAACTGATACAACTAGCTAAAAAAAACAACATTACAACACTTGCACTAACAGACCACGATACCGTTGCCGGTGTTGAAGAAGCTATGGATATAGGTAAGGAGCTCGGTGTTGACGTTATCCCGGGCTGCGAACTGGGAGTAAAAACCGACTTCGGTGAAATTCATCTTCTCGGCCTTTGGCTTGATCCAAAAGCTTCTAAGCTGCAAAACGTAATGGGTGAGTTGCGTAAATACCGCGCTGAACGCAACAAGATCATCGTTGAAAAACTGCAGGCACTTGGTATGGATATTACCTATGAAGAAGTGCTTGAAGCCGCTGGTGACGGTTCTGTTGGTCGCCCTCATATTGCGCAGGTTCTTGTTAATAAAAAATACTTTAAGACTGTAAAAAGCGTTTTTGACGAAATGCTGTGCGACGGTGGCAAGGCATACGCTCCCAAAAAAGTTCTTACACCAATTGAAGGTGTCAAGCTGCTGAAAGAGGAAGGAGCTACCGTATCATGGGCTCATATGTGTATTCATGGGCGCTCCACAGAGTATCTTAATGATATGATCGCGACGCTGAAACCTCACGGGCTGGATGCGTTGGAAGCCTACCACAGTGAACACGGTGATGCTTCAACACGACTTGTTGTCGAGCTTGCAGCCGTACATGGACTTGCACTCACTGGCGGATCGGACTATCACGGCGCGGTGAAGCCTAATATTGCGCTTGGCCGTGGTAAGGGTGGGTTGTTTGTACCGCACAATGTGCTTGATAACTTAAAAGAACTACGCTCTAAGCAGGGACTTCCTGTTTAG
- a CDS encoding Hsp20/alpha crystallin family protein — protein MHQIANRIGKRPLVQPPSDFVEREDGFYLYLDMPGVEKEKLLLDIENDKLSVQAKSNFGLVSGERVHSMEFGEVEYCARFEVSELVDKERVSAKFENGVLTIYLPKRNEVPPKRIKIDVL, from the coding sequence ATGCACCAGATAGCTAACAGAATAGGAAAGCGTCCACTGGTACAGCCCCCATCTGATTTTGTTGAACGGGAAGACGGATTTTATCTCTACCTTGATATGCCGGGAGTAGAGAAAGAAAAACTCCTTTTGGACATTGAAAACGACAAGCTTTCGGTTCAGGCAAAATCTAACTTCGGACTTGTTTCTGGAGAACGTGTACACTCTATGGAATTTGGGGAAGTGGAGTATTGTGCGCGTTTTGAAGTAAGCGAGCTTGTGGATAAAGAAAGGGTAAGCGCCAAATTTGAAAACGGCGTACTGACAATATATCTTCCAAAACGGAATGAAGTACCGCCTAAGCGCATTAAAATTGACGTCCTCTAA
- a CDS encoding Trm112 family protein: MTVQADLLKILACPKCKNSLELTEDKDGLSCSKCNVVYPIREEIPVMLVEESIPQEDWDNGVREARK, from the coding sequence GTGACTGTACAAGCTGATTTACTGAAGATTCTTGCCTGCCCGAAGTGTAAGAACTCTCTTGAACTTACTGAAGATAAAGACGGACTTTCTTGCTCCAAATGCAACGTTGTGTACCCTATTCGCGAAGAAATTCCTGTAATGTTGGTAGAAGAATCCATCCCTCAGGAAGACTGGGACAACGGAGTGCGCGAAGCACGTAAGTAA